From the Pyrenophora tritici-repentis strain M4 chromosome 5, whole genome shotgun sequence genome, the window CAGGTATGCTTTGATAATCTTAATCTCCTCCACAGGGCGATCTTCCTTGTCTGTCTTGACCAAACCCAGCTTCTTAACAATCTGCATGCCGCTCTTGACCCTTCCGAAGATGGTATGCTTGCCATCCAGCCATGGTGTGGGCGCCAGGGTAATAAAAAACTGGGAGCCATTTGTGTTGGGACCAGAGTTGGCCATGCTCAGAATGCCAGCGCCGGTGTGCTTGAGCTGTGGGGATATCTCGTCTTCAAACTTCTCCCCGTAGATGGATTCACCACCCCTCCCTGTACCAGTCGGATCGCCACCTTGTATCATGAAGTTGGGTATTACGCGGTGGAATATGAGGCCGTTGAAGTAGTTGCGTTGGGCGAGAGTTGAGAAGTTCTTGCATGTTTTCGGCGCATGGTCGTTGTAGAGTTCGACGACAACAGTGCCCTATCTTGGTTAGTCGGGGTGTAAATCATGAGAGTAAAAGGGAGACATACGATAGTAGTATCGAGTGCGACGTCGGTAGCCATGGCGAATGTGCAGACAAGTACGTGAGGACAATGATGATAGCTTCCCCACGACCTGCGAATACAAAGTCACCGCACGGGCCGCATCGGTACCAGCCACAGTCCTGGAGGCGCCACACCCACTAGCTCAAAGTGATGAATCACATTCAACGAACTGAAGTTTGGCAACGAAAACCCCAATAACAGCAAAAATGGACGTAGCAACTTGGGCACTGCCACAACTATCAAAACTACTTCCCCTTGACGATGAGTCGCTGAAGCAGATAATATCATATACGGAGTCCCTCTCACAGAAGGAATCGGCGGACCATCTGCAGAACCTACTGGGC encodes:
- a CDS encoding PpiB, Peptidyl-prolyl cis-trans isomerase (rotamase), which gives rise to MATDVALDTTIGTVVVELYNDHAPKTCKNFSTLAQRNYFNGLIFHRVIPNFMIQGGDPTGTGRGGESIYGEKFEDEISPQLKHTGAGILSMANSGPNTNGSQFFITLAPTPWLDGKHTIFGRVKSGMQIVKKLGLVKTDKEDRPVEEIKIIKAYLVDDNASALQRY